In Micromonospora sp. LH3U1, one genomic interval encodes:
- a CDS encoding DUF3592 domain-containing protein → MQVLGMGLAMLLPGLGLAGGALAYRWHVSSEADRLRSDGVPVTANVSDRAGGSGRGSGIDRIEVSYLYESKQYSTWIPCAGGTGCRKTPGPKMAVWVDPAAPEKFVAENGHTNGSLSFLMSWTAIPGGLVFAAVGTVMLVIVIRSKDDEWVRR, encoded by the coding sequence ATGCAGGTCCTGGGCATGGGGCTGGCCATGCTGCTGCCGGGTCTGGGCCTGGCCGGTGGTGCCCTGGCCTACCGGTGGCATGTGTCGTCCGAGGCGGACCGGTTGCGCTCCGACGGTGTACCGGTCACGGCCAACGTGTCCGACCGGGCCGGGGGCAGCGGTCGAGGCAGCGGGATCGACCGGATCGAGGTCTCCTATCTGTACGAGTCGAAGCAGTACAGCACGTGGATCCCCTGCGCTGGCGGGACCGGCTGCCGGAAGACTCCCGGGCCGAAGATGGCCGTCTGGGTCGACCCGGCCGCCCCGGAGAAGTTCGTGGCGGAGAACGGGCACACCAACGGCTCGCTGTCGTTCCTGATGTCCTGGACCGCCATCCCGGGTGGACTGGTTTTCGCCGCGGTCGGGACCGTCATGCTGGTGATTGTCATCCGCTCCAAGGACGACGAATGGGTGCGGCGATAG